One Hypanus sabinus isolate sHypSab1 chromosome 4, sHypSab1.hap1, whole genome shotgun sequence genomic region harbors:
- the tmem169b gene encoding transmembrane protein 169, whose protein sequence is MPQNNVGMEQAAQVPTQGSPHKTGIFEKDGEFTMERKKKRKKEPRPESIIIYRTGSEKVEEDQQDPDSTVKSTEERTNFLCPPDVEGSWNLPADSRYVTLTGTITRGKKKGQMVDIHVTLTEKELQELAKSKETPQQQEDRKKQPCQIGLYCGPHVVFWSLLCTPVVFLLSFVVSFYYGTITWYNIFLVYNEERTFWHKITVCPFLIVFYPVLIVVISLSISIYTAVTQISWSFAEWWLSVRDLEKGFCGWLSGKLGLEDCSPYSIVELLESDNVSGSLSGKPVPAEQTSAV, encoded by the exons ATGCCCCAAAACAACGTTGGCATGGAGCAGGCTGCTCAGGTTCCCACACAAGGTTCCCCGCACAAAACTGGCATTTTTGAAAAAGATGGTGAATTTACTATGGAGCggaaaaagaagagaaaaaaggagCCAAGGCCAGAGTCAATTATAATCTACCGCACTGGAAGTGAGAAGGTTGAAGAAGATCAGCAAGATCCAGATTCTACAGTCAAAAGCACTGAGGAAAGGACGAACTTTCTGTGTCCTCCAgatgtagaag GTAGCTGGAACTTGCCTGCTGACAGCAGATATGTGACCCTAACTGGCACAATTACCCGGGGAAAGAAGAAAGGACAGATGGTGGATATCCATGTGACACTGACAGAGAAGGAGCTACAGGAACTAGCCAAGTCCAAGGAGACCCCACAACAGCAGGAAGACAGGAAGAAACAACCATGTCAGATTGGACTTTACTGTGGTCCTCATGTTGTCTTCTGGAGTCTGCTATGTACTCCAGTGGTCTTTCTGTTGTCTTTTGTCGTCTCTTTTTACTACGGAACCATCACCTGGTATAACATTTTCTTGGTTTACAATGAAGAACGTACCTTCTGGCATAAAATTACAGTTTGCCCCTTTCTAATTGTTTTTTATCCAGTCCTGATTGTGGTaatttcattgtccatcagtatATACACAGCTGTAACACAGATTTCCTGGTCATTTGCTGAGTGGTGGCTGTCAGTAAGGGACTTGGAGAAAGGTTTCTGTGGCTGGCTCTCTGGAAAACTTGGACTGGAGGATTGCTCCCCATATAGCATTGTGGAGCTACTGGAGTCGGACAATGTGTCAGGTAGCCTATCGGGAAAACCAGTACCAGCAGAACAAACCTCTGCTGTGTAA